Proteins encoded in a region of the Streptomyces liliiviolaceus genome:
- a CDS encoding SCO1431 family membrane protein, with the protein MTTTSVTAGQVRARTGGPKDDGPKILEHVMGWTFVLVLAMFVTQLGLV; encoded by the coding sequence ATGACCACTACCTCTGTCACCGCCGGACAGGTCCGCGCCCGGACGGGCGGCCCCAAGGACGACGGCCCGAAGATCCTTGAGCACGTCATGGGCTGGACCTTCGTGCTGGTGCTCGCGATGTTCGTGACGCAGCTCGGCCTGGTCTGA
- a CDS encoding acyl-CoA dehydrogenase family protein, producing MPDRAPQPVDRQLPTDEARDLISLVRDIAQREIAPKAAEEEDAGRFPREIFTLLSESGLLGLPYDSEYGGGDQPYEVYLQVLEELAAARLTVGLGVSVHSLACHALANYGTKEQQVEHLPDMLGGGLLGAYCLSEPASGSDAASLRTKAVRDGDSWVLDGTKAWITHGGVADFCTVLARTGGEGARGITAFLVPGDAEGLSAAVPEKKMGMKGSPTAQVHFDGVRIPDSRRIGEEGQGFAIALSALDSGRLGIAACAVGVAQAALDEAVAYATGREQFGRPIADFQGLRFMLADMATRIEAGRSLYLTAARLRDAGRPFARQAAMAKLFCTDTAMQVTIDAVQVLGGYGYTADFPVERYMREAKVLQIVEGTNQIQRMVIARHLAGPESR from the coding sequence ATGCCCGACCGCGCCCCGCAGCCGGTGGACCGTCAACTGCCCACGGACGAGGCCCGGGATCTGATCTCGCTCGTCCGCGACATCGCGCAGCGCGAGATCGCCCCGAAGGCGGCCGAGGAGGAGGACGCGGGACGCTTCCCGCGGGAGATCTTCACCCTGCTCTCGGAATCGGGACTGCTCGGCCTTCCGTACGACTCCGAGTACGGCGGCGGCGACCAGCCGTACGAGGTCTACCTCCAGGTCCTCGAAGAGCTCGCCGCCGCCCGCCTCACCGTGGGCCTCGGGGTCAGCGTGCACTCGCTCGCCTGCCACGCCCTGGCCAACTACGGCACCAAGGAGCAGCAGGTCGAGCACCTCCCGGACATGCTCGGTGGCGGCCTCCTGGGCGCCTACTGCCTCTCCGAGCCGGCGTCCGGCTCGGACGCGGCGTCCCTGCGGACGAAGGCCGTGCGCGACGGCGACTCCTGGGTGCTCGACGGGACCAAGGCCTGGATCACGCACGGCGGGGTCGCGGACTTCTGCACCGTGCTCGCCCGGACCGGTGGCGAGGGGGCGCGGGGCATCACGGCGTTCCTGGTGCCCGGCGACGCCGAGGGCCTGAGCGCCGCGGTGCCCGAGAAGAAGATGGGCATGAAGGGCTCACCCACCGCCCAGGTGCACTTCGACGGGGTCCGGATCCCCGACAGCCGGCGCATCGGCGAGGAGGGGCAGGGCTTCGCGATCGCCCTGTCCGCACTGGACTCCGGGCGGCTCGGTATCGCGGCGTGCGCCGTCGGGGTCGCCCAGGCGGCGCTGGACGAGGCGGTCGCCTACGCGACGGGGCGCGAGCAGTTCGGCCGGCCGATCGCGGACTTCCAGGGCCTGCGCTTCATGCTGGCGGACATGGCGACGCGGATCGAGGCGGGCCGTTCGCTGTATCTCACCGCGGCCCGGCTGCGGGACGCGGGACGGCCCTTCGCCCGGCAGGCGGCCATGGCGAAGCTGTTCTGCACCGACACCGCGATGCAGGTCACGATCGACGCCGTACAGGTGCTCGGCGGGTACGGCTACACCGCGGACTTCCCCGTCGAGCGGTACATGCGCGAGGCCAAGGTGCTGCAGATCGTCGAGGGCACCAATCAGATCCAGCGGATGGTCATCGCCCGTCACCTCGCTGGTCCCGAGTCCCGCTGA
- a CDS encoding glycoside hydrolase family 18 protein, protein MLSSFRPRVRFRALLSAACCAALGAGLLAGAGTATATTGKAATPTAASAASTAAAGSKVVGYFTEWGTYDRKYLVKNVETSGSAAKLTHINYAFGNVTGGKCAMGDSYAATERTHTAAESVDGVADTWDQPLRGNFNQLRELKKKHPNLKILWSFGGWTWSGGFTEAAKNPAAFAQSCYDLVENSKWADVFDGIDIDWEYPNSCGLSCDTSGRAAYKNLMSAVRAKFGGSALVTSAIPADATAGGKLDAADYAGAAQYVDWYNPMTYDFFGAWDATGPTAPHSALNSYSGIPKAEFHTSATIAKLKGMGIPASKLLLGIGFYGRGWTGVTQAAPGGSATGPAAGTYEQGIDDYKVLKTKCPATGTVGGTAYAKCGSDWWSYDTPSTIAGKMSYKNAQGLGGTFFWELSGDTTNGELIKAIN, encoded by the coding sequence ATGCTCAGCTCATTCCGCCCTCGCGTCCGTTTCCGGGCGCTCCTGTCCGCCGCGTGTTGCGCCGCCCTCGGCGCGGGGCTGCTCGCCGGCGCGGGCACGGCCACCGCCACGACCGGGAAGGCCGCCACCCCCACGGCGGCCTCGGCGGCCTCGACCGCGGCGGCCGGTTCCAAGGTCGTCGGCTACTTCACCGAATGGGGCACGTACGACCGGAAGTACCTGGTCAAGAATGTGGAGACGTCCGGCTCCGCGGCCAAGCTCACGCACATCAACTACGCCTTCGGCAATGTCACCGGCGGCAAGTGCGCGATGGGCGACTCCTACGCGGCCACCGAGCGGACCCACACCGCGGCCGAGTCGGTCGACGGGGTCGCGGACACCTGGGACCAGCCCCTGCGCGGCAACTTCAACCAGCTGCGCGAGCTGAAGAAGAAGCACCCGAACCTCAAGATCCTGTGGTCCTTCGGCGGCTGGACCTGGTCCGGCGGCTTCACGGAGGCGGCCAAGAACCCGGCGGCCTTCGCCCAGTCCTGCTACGACCTGGTCGAGAACTCGAAGTGGGCCGATGTCTTCGACGGCATCGACATCGACTGGGAGTACCCCAACAGCTGCGGCCTCAGCTGTGACACCAGCGGACGGGCCGCGTACAAGAACCTGATGTCGGCCGTCCGCGCCAAGTTCGGCGGCTCGGCGCTGGTCACCTCGGCGATCCCGGCCGACGCCACCGCCGGCGGCAAGCTCGACGCGGCGGACTACGCGGGCGCGGCCCAGTACGTCGACTGGTACAACCCGATGACGTACGACTTCTTCGGTGCCTGGGACGCGACCGGCCCCACGGCTCCGCACTCCGCGCTGAACTCCTACTCGGGGATCCCGAAGGCGGAGTTCCACACCTCCGCCACCATCGCCAAGCTCAAGGGCATGGGCATCCCGGCCTCGAAGCTGCTGCTCGGCATCGGCTTCTACGGACGCGGCTGGACCGGAGTCACCCAGGCGGCGCCCGGCGGCTCGGCCACCGGACCGGCGGCGGGTACGTACGAGCAGGGCATCGACGACTACAAGGTGCTCAAGACGAAGTGCCCGGCCACGGGCACGGTGGGCGGCACCGCGTACGCCAAGTGCGGCAGCGACTGGTGGAGTTACGACACCCCGTCGACCATCGCCGGGAAGATGAGCTACAAGAACGCACAGGGTCTGGGCGGCACGTTCTTCTGGGAGCTGAGCGGTGACACGACGAACGGCGAACTGATCAAGGCGATCAACTAG
- a CDS encoding TetR/AcrR family transcriptional regulator, translated as MTNSPQRGVDRPGARGTDRSLARRAELIVIGRKLFADTSYDALSMDDIAKQAHVAKGLIYYYFRSKRGYYLAIVEDSVAELISRAASGLELPPEERVHRTIDGYLRYAEHNQAAYRTIISGGVGFDAEVLAIRDGVREAIVETIAEGAYGRRDVGPLPRTALLGWLCSVEGATLDWIDHRGLPRDLMRELLVKMLGGTMRAIEELDVSYPAPQAARRTT; from the coding sequence TTGACTAACAGTCCACAGCGCGGTGTCGACCGCCCCGGAGCGCGCGGAACCGACCGTTCCCTGGCGCGCCGTGCCGAACTCATCGTCATCGGGCGGAAGTTGTTCGCCGACACGTCCTACGACGCCCTGTCGATGGACGACATCGCCAAGCAGGCGCATGTCGCCAAGGGACTGATCTACTACTACTTCCGTTCCAAGCGCGGCTACTACCTGGCGATCGTCGAGGACTCGGTGGCCGAGCTGATCTCCCGGGCGGCCAGTGGTCTCGAACTGCCCCCGGAAGAGCGGGTGCACCGCACCATCGACGGCTATCTGCGCTACGCCGAGCACAACCAGGCCGCGTACCGGACCATCATCAGCGGCGGTGTCGGCTTCGACGCCGAGGTGCTCGCCATCCGCGACGGTGTGCGCGAAGCCATCGTCGAGACGATCGCCGAAGGGGCGTACGGGCGACGCGATGTCGGCCCGCTCCCGCGCACCGCGCTGCTGGGCTGGCTGTGCAGTGTGGAGGGCGCCACCCTCGACTGGATCGACCACCGCGGGCTGCCGCGCGATCTGATGCGCGAGCTGCTGGTGAAGATGCTCGGCGGCACGATGCGGGCCATCGAGGAGCTGGACGTCTCCTACCCGGCCCCGCAGGCCGCGCGCCGCACCACCTGA